The Deltaproteobacteria bacterium DNA segment GCGTGACTTACGAGAGCACGAACGACGCGGTCCATCACGTGCGCGTGAGCTTTCGCGCGGTCGCGGACAAAGCCGACGATCTGTTCGTCGTGAACGCGCCGCCGAACGGTCCGTGCGACCTGCCGCGTCCCGTGATCGAAGGTCATGCGGTCGTCCTCACGCCGATCGCCCAGGACGGCGCGGTGGGCGCGGAGCACGTGCTGGAGATCCATCCCAAACCGGCGGTGCCATTTGCCGCGAGCGGAATCGTCGAGGGATTCTATGGGCGGCCGTGGTCGCACGAGGAACGCCGCCGCATGATTCTGCTGCTCGGGCGGCTCGATCAGGGCATCTATATCTACGGTCCCAAGAACGACCCGCTGCATCGCGACGAATGGCGCACGCCGTATGGCGACGATGCGATCGCGCGCTTCGCCGAGCTTCAGGAACTCTCGGCGATGGTCGGCGTGACCATGTCGTTCGGCATCAGTCCGGGCAAGGACATGGACCTGGACGACCCGGACGAGCGCGGGACGCTGGTCGCCAAGCTTGCACCATTCGTCGAGGTCGGCTACCGACACTTCACGCTGCTGTTCGACGACATCGAGTTCGGCCTCGAAACGCCGATCGACGCGGCGATGGGCGCGGCGCACGTGGATCTTTGCAATTGGCTGCGCGGCGAGCTGACCGCCCTCGCGGGCGACGACGTGACGCTGTGGATGGTGCCGACGGTGTAGTCCGACGGCCACGTCGAGCGTTTCCCCGACGGGGCGGGTTACCTCGACGCGATGGCCGGCCTCGACGCGGGCATCGAACTCATGTGGACCGGCACGGACGTTTTCAGCCGCGAGCTCGAAGCCGCGGACATGGTTGATGTGACCGCGCGGACGGGGCGAAAGCCCGTCATCTGGGACAACGAATACGCGACGGACGGCGGCGATGCGTTCGTCGGAAAAATCTATCTCGCGCCGTTTTTGGGGCGAAGCGAGGATTTGCCCGGCGCGATAACCGGCATCGTGCAGAACATGTCGATCCCCGGTGCAACGAATCGGCTGACACTCGGCGCGGTCGGCGCGTATTTACGCGACCCGACGGGCTACGATCCCGAGGCGGCGCAGGAAGACGCGATGCGTCTGGAGGCGATCGACCCGTGGGACCGCGCGCTCGCATGGGAGATGGCCCGCACATTTTACGGCAACGGCACGATCGGCATTCCCGCCGTGGCGTTTCCCAAGAACGGTGCGATGGAGTCGGCCATCGGGGCGATGCGTTTGGCGGTGCACGAGGGCACGAGGGACGAACTCACCGCAGCCGCGTGGGATCTGCTGCGTGAAGCGGCGCGCATGGCGACGACGCAGACCCGCCTGCACCACGGCGGCCTCGACCCCTCGCTCGTCGACGACCTATGGGTGCCCGCCGACCGCCTCTCGTTCGAGGGGCTTTCGCTGCTCACGATGCTCGATTGGCTCGGCGCGCGGATGGCCGGCGATTCGGGCGAAGACCTGCGCGAGCGGATCATCGCCCTCAATTTCGCCGCGCTCGGCGTGCGCATGCAGCTCAGCCTGTTTTGGGTCGAGGGCTTCTGGGATTTCCTGCTGACCGCGCCGTCGGCCATCACGGGATTCGATGCGCCCGACATCGCGGACTCCACGGCGATGCCCCGGCCGGGCGAACCGTGGCGCTATCGCGCGAACGAACGCGGCTCGGTCGCCTGGGAGGTCTTCGGTCTCGACGGCGCGTACATCGAGGACGGCACGCTCGTCTGGACGCCGCCGCACGCGGGAACGTGGAATGCGGTCGCGATCGCGGCGTCGGCCGACGGCTGGGCGTGGAAGTCGCTCACGATCGTCGTGAACGAGCCGCGAAACGACGAATGGTCGCCCCCCGCGGACGACGACGCCGACGATGATGACGAAACCCCCGATGAATCGGACGCCAAAGACGACGAAGACGACGCGTGCGGGTGTTAGTTCACGCGCTCAGATACCGGCGAGTTTCGACGCCAGCACGCGGGCATACATCGTGTAGCCGTTTCTCGGCACGATGCGCAGGGTCGTCAGCAATCGTTGCGGCGAGAGGCTGCGGATCACGGCCCATCGGATCAGACGACGAATCGTTTTCTCGGGAACGGCGCTGAGGTTGAACTTTCCCGAGATGTAGTCGTGTTCGGAATCGACGTCGCCAAGGCCGCGCCGGACGGCCTCGCGTCGCAGCTTCGACCCATGCAGCGGAATCACGCGATGAATCGAAAGCTGATGAGCCCCCGAATCGAGCGCGACGCGGATCGACCGCTCCATCTCCTCCTTTGTCTCGTCGGGAAATCCCAGCATTACCGTCGCCCGGATCAGCACGCCGCGGCGGCGCATCTCGCGGATCGCCGCCGTCGCCTTGCGCAGGTCGAGGTGCTTCTTGATGCTTTTTTGCCGCTCCGGGCTCCCCGACTCGATTGGCGCGAGGATGCGGTCCATGCCCGCGCGCACGAGACGGTCGATCAGGTCGTCGTCGAGCATGTCGAGACGCAGTCCGTTGGGAAACACGAGGTGCAGGCGATAAGGCTTTTCCATCAGCGCGTCGCAGACGCGGCGCACGTGATCGGGATTCGAGTTGAACCGGTCGTCCACGATCTGCACCTCGCGGACGCCCCACCGACCGACGTAGTCGTCGAGTTCGGCCATGACGTTTTCGGCGCTGCGTTCGCGGAGTTTCTTGCCCAAGGGCTGCGCGCAGAAGGTGCAGCCGAAGAAGCACGAGCGCGACGTCATGATGCTAGCCCATCGGGGATCGCGGAACATCAGGTCCATCGACGGGCGGCCGAAGTAGCGGGGAAGCGGCGAGACCTCCTGATCGGGCATCGGCAGTTCGTCAAGGTCCATGCGGAGCGGGCGCGCGGGGGCGGAGACATACCCGCCGTCGCAGCGAAACCGGATGCCCGGCACATCGTCGACTCCACTCCGATCGTCCATCGCCCGAGCAAGATCGCCGATCGTGTCCTCGGCTTCACCCTGCGTGACGATGTCGAAATCCAGTCGGTTCAGCGTCGCGTCGTCCGCGTAAGTCGCGCCCGGACCGCCACCGACGATCAGCCCGTCGTAACCGTCGCGGCGAATCCTTCCCGTAAAGTCCGCGACCGCGTCGAGATGCGAGCTGAGCAGCGAGACGCCGATCGCGTCCGGTCTCGCGGCCCGGAGCGCGTCGCACGCCGAATTCTTCCAGTTTCGGTCGAGCACGCCGTCGACCACGCGCACGCGGTGCCCGGCGCGTTTGAGCACCGCCGCGAGGTACAGCAGCCCGAGGGGCTGCGTGCTCATGCGCGTCCACCAGCCGCCCTCGCTGTTCGCGGGGCGCACGAGGAGCCAATCAAGAGCCATACCCGTCTCCGGTTAACGCTGCAGCCTAGATGCCCATGCGACTCGAGCGCCGTCACGCCGGTCACGAAGCAAAGCGAAACCGGTCGGGGGTGTCATGCCTTTCGCGCGGACTTCGGGGTTCATCCGCACACGCGGTTGCGTCCCGCGCCCTTGGCTTCGTAAAGACGTGCGTCGGCCTCGGCGATCAGGTCCTCGCGCGTCGCGCCCGAGCCCGCCCCGCGGGTCGCGACGCCGAAACTCGCCGTGACACGCAGCGTTCGCCCGTCGCCCGCGGCGATCGGCGTCGACTCGAGCTTCGCGCGCAGGCGCTCGGCCAGCGCGCGGGCGTCCTCGATCGCGTCGTGGGGCAGCACGATCAGAAATTCCTCGCCGCCCATCCGCCCGAACAGATCATACGGACGCAGCACCTGCCGCGCGGTCTCGGCGAGACCACGCAACACGCGATCGC contains these protein-coding regions:
- a CDS encoding beta-N-acetylglucosaminidase domain-containing protein, translating into MRRWVILWLVAVSLAATSVDAGDLDLVPFARVTASATADTFLGLWPRETDDAPYTVRDGDAETSWKIPAGGPHHLIVDFAPGDRRAPAIERIEAEWTKPPAGKVEIAMFDACGGNFVFRTEWSDPTAPLALANPVRAQCVVLSVSKAKNAALAELRIFSGASDAPAIANAAAEPLDDGWRVTYESTNDAVHHVRVSFRAVADKADDLFVVNAPPNGPCDLPRPVIEGHAVVLTPIAQDGAVGAEHVLEIHPKPAVPFAASGIVEGFYGRPWSHEERRRMILLLGRLDQGIYIYGPKNDPLHRDEWRTPYGDDAIARFAELQELSAMVGVTMSFGISPGKDMDLDDPDERGTLVAKLAPFVEVGYRHFTLLFDDIEFGLETPIDAAMGAAHVDLCNWLRGELTALAGDDVTLWMVPTV
- a CDS encoding beta-N-acetylglucosaminidase domain-containing protein, with amino-acid sequence MAGLDAGIELMWTGTDVFSRELEAADMVDVTARTGRKPVIWDNEYATDGGDAFVGKIYLAPFLGRSEDLPGAITGIVQNMSIPGATNRLTLGAVGAYLRDPTGYDPEAAQEDAMRLEAIDPWDRALAWEMARTFYGNGTIGIPAVAFPKNGAMESAIGAMRLAVHEGTRDELTAAAWDLLREAARMATTQTRLHHGGLDPSLVDDLWVPADRLSFEGLSLLTMLDWLGARMAGDSGEDLRERIIALNFAALGVRMQLSLFWVEGFWDFLLTAPSAITGFDAPDIADSTAMPRPGEPWRYRANERGSVAWEVFGLDGAYIEDGTLVWTPPHAGTWNAVAIAASADGWAWKSLTIVVNEPRNDEWSPPADDDADDDDETPDESDAKDDEDDACGC
- a CDS encoding B12-binding domain-containing radical SAM protein — encoded protein: MALDWLLVRPANSEGGWWTRMSTQPLGLLYLAAVLKRAGHRVRVVDGVLDRNWKNSACDALRAARPDAIGVSLLSSHLDAVADFTGRIRRDGYDGLIVGGGPGATYADDATLNRLDFDIVTQGEAEDTIGDLARAMDDRSGVDDVPGIRFRCDGGYVSAPARPLRMDLDELPMPDQEVSPLPRYFGRPSMDLMFRDPRWASIMTSRSCFFGCTFCAQPLGKKLRERSAENVMAELDDYVGRWGVREVQIVDDRFNSNPDHVRRVCDALMEKPYRLHLVFPNGLRLDMLDDDLIDRLVRAGMDRILAPIESGSPERQKSIKKHLDLRKATAAIREMRRRGVLIRATVMLGFPDETKEEMERSIRVALDSGAHQLSIHRVIPLHGSKLRREAVRRGLGDVDSEHDYISGKFNLSAVPEKTIRRLIRWAVIRSLSPQRLLTTLRIVPRNGYTMYARVLASKLAGI